The Hyphomicrobiales bacterium DNA window GCGTGGGCATCGAACACCTCGCCGATCGGACGGCCCGGTGCGAGTGCCTCCTCGCAGGCCGCGAGCGCATCCTCGGCGGCGCGGTAGAGATCGGCTTGGCGCTCCGGCACCTTGCCGACCACCAGCGTGCGCATCATGGCGGCGTGATAGTGACGGTAGGTGCCGGCCCATTCGAGGGTGAGCTGGTCCTGGGCATCGAGGTGGCGGCGGCCGGTGAAGTAGCGGCACATGAGGGCCCCGGGCCCCGAACCGATGATGAATTCGTTACCAGGGTCGTCGCCGCCGCCGCGGAAAATCTCCCCGTGCATCGCGGCCAGGATGTCACCCTCGAAGGCACCCGGACCGGCGATGGCGACGGCGGCGTCCCAGGCCCGGTCCGCGAGCTCGGCGGCCTTGCGCGTATAGGCGATCTCGGCCGGGCTCTTGACGAGCCGCAGGCGTGAAACAATGCGCGAGGCATCCTCCAGCGTGCAGAACCCGTCGAGCGTGGCGGACAGGGCGCGCCCGTTGTTGGCCGTGAGGCCGTAGGCTTCCCACTCGACGCCGAGGCGCCGGCCGCGGCAGCCGTGCTCCTCGAGAATGGTGCGGAGATCGACGGCCGGCGCCGCCCCCTCACGGTCGCGCCAGATGCGGACGTCCTCGATGACGGATGTGAAATGCGCCTGCCGCAGGTCGGGCGCGCGTGTCAGCAAGGTCATGCGCCCGTCGGCGCCGAGATAGAGGCACTGGAAATAGACGTAGCCGAAGGTGTCGTAGCCGGTCAGCCAGTACATGCTCTCCTGGCGAAAGCAGAGCAGGCCATCGAGGCCGGCGGCCGCCATCGCGGCGCAGGCGCGGGCCCTGCGGTCGGCGAATTCGGCGGTCGTGAAGTGGAGGTGCTTACCGCTGGTCGACATATCCGTTCGCTGCCCCTGAAGGCCGGTCACCACCGGCCGGCTATCCATGATCGCCGATGCTTGCCCGCATCCAGTCAAGACCAATATGATCCTCTTGGCCTGCGGTAAACCCAATCCGCTCCCGAACTCGCGCAGGAGACCCGATGCCAGCCCACCCGGACCCAGGTCAACGCCCGAGCTTCATTCCCTGGCCGCCGATGCTGCTGGTCCTCCTGATCGCGGCCGCCCTCGTCATGGATCGGCTCTGGCCGATCTCCTTTGCTGCCGGTGGCGCGGCCGGTGATGCGCTCGCGGTTCTCGGAGGATTGACGCTGATCGGGGCGCTGTCGCTCGATGCCTGGGCGATCTGGACCATGTTTCGCGCGCGCACCAACATCCTGCCGCACCGCGCCGCCGACCGGCTGGTGACGACGGGCCCGTTCGCGTGGTCGCGAAACCCGATCTATCTCGCCAACACCGCTTTGATCGGCGGCCTTGGCCTCCTGCTCGGCAATGGCTGGATGATGCCTGCAATGGTCGCCAACGCGCTACTCGTGCAGCACCTCGCGATACGGCCCGAGGAACGTCACCTCGAAGCGCGGTTCGGCGCCGAGTGGCGAAGCTACCGTGAGCGGGTCGGGCGCTGGCTGGGTCGCCGAGCCTGACCTCCCGACAACCGGCCGCAATGACCGCGCTCAACCCGTCGGCGACTTGCGCAGCACCGCCACGGGCTCCTCACCGACCTCGTCGAAGGGCACCGTCCACGGCTCGACCAGGGCTTCGTCGAGCCAGTCCCGATAGGCCGGGTGGGCCAACAACGCGTTGAAATACTTGCTGGTCGCGGCGCTGGCGGGCAGGGCATAGGTCTCGAAGCGCGTGGCGAT harbors:
- a CDS encoding isoprenylcysteine carboxylmethyltransferase family protein, giving the protein MPAHPDPGQRPSFIPWPPMLLVLLIAAALVMDRLWPISFAAGGAAGDALAVLGGLTLIGALSLDAWAIWTMFRARTNILPHRAADRLVTTGPFAWSRNPIYLANTALIGGLGLLLGNGWMMPAMVANALLVQHLAIRPEERHLEARFGAEWRSYRERVGRWLGRRA
- a CDS encoding M24 family metallopeptidase — protein: MSTSGKHLHFTTAEFADRRARACAAMAAAGLDGLLCFRQESMYWLTGYDTFGYVYFQCLYLGADGRMTLLTRAPDLRQAHFTSVIEDVRIWRDREGAAPAVDLRTILEEHGCRGRRLGVEWEAYGLTANNGRALSATLDGFCTLEDASRIVSRLRLVKSPAEIAYTRKAAELADRAWDAAVAIAGPGAFEGDILAAMHGEIFRGGGDDPGNEFIIGSGPGALMCRYFTGRRHLDAQDQLTLEWAGTYRHYHAAMMRTLVVGKVPERQADLYRAAEDALAACEEALAPGRPIGEVFDAHARTLDAAGLAAHRLNACGYSMGTTFGPNWMDWPMLFEGNPVVAEPGMVFFLHMIIFDSEAGYAATLGHSALVTETGREVLSRSSTGLVVR